Within the Echinicola sp. 20G genome, the region TGCCCGTCACACTGCACTTGAAATTGCCAATGGTCCCAATGGTTATGATGGATGGGGAGGTAATGTGCCTTTGCAGAATTTGGTGGATGATTATGAAATGATGGATGGAACATCCTTTAGCTGGGACAATGAGGAACAGGCCAGTGCCCCCTACGAGAATAGAGATCCTCGATTCTACGAAACTGTTTTATTCAATGGTGCTCCTTACCGAGACCGCGAAGTGGAAACTTTCCTTCCGGGAGGCAGGGACAGCCAAGATGGTCCTTCTAACTGGAATACCACCAAAAGTGGCTACTATTTGAGGAAATTTATCAATGAGGAACTGCCTATAAGAAACCCTTGGGAAGTGGCAGGAACACAAAACTGGATTTATTTCCGCTATGCTGAGGTGTTGTTGAACTATGCAGAAGCACAAAATGAGGCGGTAGGACCAGATGCTACCGTTTATGAAGCCATCAATACCATCAGAAGCCGTACAGGTGTAGAAATGCCAGCATTACCAGCAGGCCTGAGCCAGGATGAGATGAGGGAGAGAATTCGTCATGAAAGAAGAATTGAGTTGGCTTTCGAAGAACATCGTTTTTATGATGTAAGAAGATGGTTGATTGCTGATGAGACAGAAAACGAACCAGCTTATGGTATCACGATTACAAAAGCTGGAGATGGTTCTTTGACTTATGAAAGAAAAATTGCCTTGGAAGGAAAAAGCTTCTTGGACAGACATTATTGGCTGCCTATCCCAAGAGCTGAGATCCTTGCATCCGATAACCAGTTGGAGCAAAACCCAGGCTATAATTAATTTTTAAACAGTAAAAAGGGAAACCAAAAGGGTTTCCCTTTTTATAATATTATCTTAATGAAGAAAAGATTGTAACGTGGGAAAATTGAAGAGAAGTTTTTATGCTTGGATAGGATTACTTTGTTTAGTTGGATTTTCTTGTAATTCAGAAGGAAAAGAAAAACAGCCTGACGTAATACATGAACAGGCCACCCAAGTCAATGCAATAACCAGTACAAGCTATCAGACCATAGAACACTTTGGTGCTTCAGATGCTTGGTCTTGTCAATTTGTAGGTTTATGGCCTGAGCAAAAGAAAAGGGCCATTGCGGAATTGTTGTTCAGCCAACAGAATGATTCAAATGGACAGCCCAATGGAATTGGTTTGTCGCTATGGCGCTTTAATATAGGTGCAGGAAGCGCTGAGCAAGGGGGACAAAGTGGAATCAATGATGAATGGAGAAGGGCGGAATCATTCATGAACAGCGATGGAACGTATGATTGGGAGAAGCAAGCAGGTCAAGTTTGGTTTGCCCAAGCTGCGCAAGAGTTTGGAGTGGAAAACCTATTGGTGTTTCCTAATAGCCCTCCAGTATCCATGACTAGAACAGGAAAAGCCTATGCTGAAAATGGCCAGTCCAATTTGTCCTTTGAGAAGTATGATGCATTTGGAACCTATTTGGCCCAAGTCATCAAAGGCTTGCAAAATAAAGGACTAGAGGTGGATTATATCAGTCCTGTCAATGAACCTCAATGGGATTGGTCTGATGGAGGTCAAGAAGGTACTCCTTTTTGGAACAATGAAATTTCAGGAATAGTAAAGACTTTGGATAAAGCACTGACGGCTGAGGGCTTGGATACCAAAATTGATATTGCTGAAGCAGGCAAAATCAATTACCTGTACGAGCAAGCGGATAAAGAGGGTAGAGGTAATCAAATTGCGGATTTCTTTAATGAGTCATCTAATAATTATATTGGTGATTTAACCCATGTAGGAAATGCCATTTCTGCCCATAGCTATTTCACCACTTCTCCCTATGAGGCAGCTGTGAAGCAGAGAGCTCAGGTCAAATCTGCCATGAATTCTCTGGAGGGGAGACATTTTTGGATGAGTGAATACTGCATTTTAGGTGACAATGCTGGAGAGATCAATGGTTCAGGTAGGGATTTGGGAATTGATCCGGCACTTTATATGGCCAGGGTAATTCATAATGACCTTACGGTCGCTCAGGCCACGGCATGGCACTGGTGGCTGGGAGTCTCTCCTTATGACTATAAAGATGGTCTGGTGTATATTGATTATCAGAAAGCAGATGGCAACTATTACGAAAGTAAAATGCTTTGGGCTCTTGGTAACTATAGCCGATTTATAAGGCCTGGGTATAAGCGAGTAGGAGTGACCATAGATGACAAAGAAGGTCAATCCCCTGAACTTTTGGTATCTGCTTATCAGCATCCCGAAGGAGAAGATGTGGTTTATGTAATAATCAATTCAGCCAATAAGGAAGTAGAAGTGAATTTGTCATTGGATGGATCTGAAATTTCTAATACCACCTCATACCTTACCAGCAAAGACAAGGATTTGACCCCAGTAGATTTAGTCGATGAAAGCTCAGCGCTTGCTATCCCCGCTAGGTCAATCCTCACAGTGATTACAAAACCATAAAACTCAAAAATAAACCGTGATAACCTATACTAGGATTTTAACCTTTTTATGTGGGCTGATGCTTTTGTGCATAAGCCATCAGATGTTTGGACAGGAACAGGGCAAAGCGCTATTTATTGAGCATTGGCAATTTGTCAAAGCTGATGAAATTACTTCTTTGGAAGACCTAAGATCAACAGAAAACCTTGATTGGAGAGCCATAACTTTACCGCATGATTGGTCAGTGGAAGGCCCGTTTAGTGCTGAATGGGCAAGTGGTACAGGTTTTTTACCTGGAGGCGTAGGTTGGTACAAAAAGCAGTTCGATCTTGAAGATTGGGACAACTCCAAAGAATATCAACTGTATTTTGATGGTGTTTATAAGAACAGTGAAGTATGGATCAATGGACATTATTTGGGAAAGCGTCCCAATGGGTTTATTGCATTTTATTATGAAATAGGAAAATACCTCAAAGCAGAAAAAAATGAGGTGATTGTAAAGGTAGATCATCGTCAATATGCTGATTCCAGATATTATACTGGTTCGGGGATTTACAGAAATGTATACTTGATCACCAAAGAACCAGTACATTTCAAAACTTGGGGAGTTTTCTTTAGTACTCCTGAGGTCAATAATGATCAAGCACTGGCGAAAGTAGAGGTTGACATCAAAAATTCTTTCGAGAACACCTCAAATGTAAGCATCAAAGCCCGTTTGTTAAATGGTTCCAGTGTAGTGGCAAATAGTGAATTAGCCGCTTTTGTGCCTTCAGAAGGTGAAAACCA harbors:
- a CDS encoding glycoside hydrolase; translated protein: MGKLKRSFYAWIGLLCLVGFSCNSEGKEKQPDVIHEQATQVNAITSTSYQTIEHFGASDAWSCQFVGLWPEQKKRAIAELLFSQQNDSNGQPNGIGLSLWRFNIGAGSAEQGGQSGINDEWRRAESFMNSDGTYDWEKQAGQVWFAQAAQEFGVENLLVFPNSPPVSMTRTGKAYAENGQSNLSFEKYDAFGTYLAQVIKGLQNKGLEVDYISPVNEPQWDWSDGGQEGTPFWNNEISGIVKTLDKALTAEGLDTKIDIAEAGKINYLYEQADKEGRGNQIADFFNESSNNYIGDLTHVGNAISAHSYFTTSPYEAAVKQRAQVKSAMNSLEGRHFWMSEYCILGDNAGEINGSGRDLGIDPALYMARVIHNDLTVAQATAWHWWLGVSPYDYKDGLVYIDYQKADGNYYESKMLWALGNYSRFIRPGYKRVGVTIDDKEGQSPELLVSAYQHPEGEDVVYVIINSANKEVEVNLSLDGSEISNTTSYLTSKDKDLTPVDLVDESSALAIPARSILTVITKP